In Pseudobacteroides sp., one DNA window encodes the following:
- a CDS encoding DNA cytosine methyltransferase, whose translation MSNLTLGSLFDGSGGFPLGAVINGIIPVWASEIEPFPIRVTSKKLPFVKHYGDLTKINGAEIEPVDIITFGSPCTDMSVAGKRAGLEGKQSVLFHEAIRIIKEMRCKTNGMYPRFIVWENVPGAFSSGKGEDFRAVITEIAKIKDEAVDVPMPEKDKWLCAGEILGDDFSVAWRTIDAQFWGVAQRRRRIYLVADFTDQCAGKILFEFESLSGYSPKGIQQRETTTGDAEGCIGAPVCFEPGAASRLGGHCWKDSTCTLRADMGDNQLAVAIENHPADSRVKIDDSGKIQTLTSSMGTGGGNVPLVMNERQYALTVTEDKANTLTGTDYKGTQCVFEPNCDLKPATMKIRSGCEGGGKGALVQEDKSATLSCNNEQTVFVPKAYGICSDKSNSMLSGNPNSGIYEAETSRTLDGTGGNPSCNQGGIAVVALQGSMIGRADKNGPQGDGINEDVSFTLNTADRHAVAYSLDRASFNQGQNAQFDISIQEEQSQTLVAKGPHAVAQPGSFYPYMKAESQCFRTDGKANTLVNGTCPGCHNGVVEAEYTVRRLTPTECALLQGFPADWCLNLETENPSDEETDWWRRVFEEHRNIMGTSTKAKTRSQIIKWLQNPYSDAAEYKMWGNGVALPCVCFVLAGIAWVHENKINSDE comes from the coding sequence ATGAGTAATCTTACACTTGGCAGCCTTTTTGATGGGAGCGGAGGATTTCCTTTGGGTGCGGTGATAAACGGAATAATTCCTGTATGGGCAAGTGAAATTGAACCCTTCCCTATCAGAGTGACATCCAAGAAGCTCCCATTTGTAAAACACTATGGGGATTTAACAAAAATAAATGGTGCAGAAATTGAGCCAGTGGATATTATAACCTTCGGTTCACCCTGCACCGACATGTCTGTGGCAGGAAAAAGAGCGGGACTTGAAGGAAAACAGTCAGTTCTTTTCCATGAAGCCATCAGAATTATCAAGGAAATGAGGTGTAAAACCAATGGAATGTATCCACGATTTATCGTGTGGGAGAACGTGCCGGGCGCATTCTCAAGCGGAAAGGGAGAAGATTTCAGGGCAGTCATTACCGAAATCGCAAAGATTAAAGATGAAGCCGTTGATGTTCCTATGCCTGAAAAGGACAAATGGTTGTGTGCGGGAGAAATCTTGGGAGATGATTTTTCTGTTGCCTGGCGAACCATTGATGCACAATTTTGGGGAGTCGCCCAAAGACGCCGTAGAATCTACCTTGTCGCAGATTTTACAGACCAATGTGCCGGGAAAATATTATTTGAGTTCGAAAGCTTGTCAGGGTATTCTCCGAAGGGCATCCAACAGAGGGAAACAACTACCGGAGATGCTGAGGGTTGCATTGGAGCGCCAGTCTGCTTTGAACCGGGAGCGGCTTCAAGATTAGGCGGTCACTGTTGGAAGGACTCAACCTGTACCCTACGAGCAGATATGGGAGATAATCAGCTTGCGGTTGCCATTGAAAACCATCCTGCAGACAGCAGAGTTAAGATTGATGACAGTGGTAAAATTCAAACATTAACTTCCAGTATGGGTACCGGTGGAGGAAATGTGCCGTTGGTTATGAATGAGCGTCAATACGCTCTGACCGTAACCGAGGACAAAGCAAACACACTTACTGGCACCGACTATAAAGGAACCCAGTGTGTTTTTGAACCGAATTGTGATCTGAAGCCTGCAACAATGAAAATTCGTTCCGGCTGTGAAGGTGGAGGGAAAGGTGCATTGGTGCAGGAGGATAAATCGGCAACCCTCTCTTGTAATAATGAGCAGACGGTTTTTGTGCCAAAAGCTTATGGCATCTGCTCTGATAAAAGCAATTCAATGCTCTCGGGCAATCCCAACAGTGGAATTTATGAAGCCGAGACGAGCAGAACCCTTGACGGAACTGGTGGAAATCCTTCCTGCAATCAAGGCGGAATTGCCGTGGTTGCCCTTCAAGGAAGCATGATTGGGAGAGCCGATAAAAATGGACCACAGGGTGATGGCATCAATGAAGATGTCAGCTTTACCTTAAATACTGCCGACCGCCATGCTGTTGCTTATAGCTTGGACAGGGCAAGTTTTAATCAAGGTCAGAATGCCCAATTTGATATAAGTATTCAGGAGGAGCAATCACAGACACTTGTTGCAAAGGGTCCCCATGCTGTGGCACAACCGGGAAGCTTCTATCCCTATATGAAAGCTGAAAGCCAGTGTTTCAGAACGGATGGAAAAGCCAATACTCTGGTTAATGGAACTTGCCCCGGCTGTCATAATGGAGTAGTTGAAGCTGAGTATACAGTCAGAAGGCTTACCCCTACTGAATGTGCATTACTACAAGGATTTCCTGCAGATTGGTGTTTGAACCTTGAAACAGAGAATCCATCAGATGAGGAAACCGACTGGTGGCGCAGAGTTTTTGAGGAACATCGAAATATCATGGGAACAAGCACGAAAGCCAAAACCAGAAGTCAGATTATAAAGTGGCTTCAAAATCCTTACTCTGATGCTGCGGAATATAAAATGTGGGGTAACGGTGTTGCACTTCCGTGTGTATGCTTTGTTCTCGCTGGTATTGCTTGGGTGCATGAAAACAAAATTAATAGTGATGAATGA
- a CDS encoding site-specific DNA-methyltransferase, with protein sequence MNIQRIKTNILNPADYNPRKDLKPGDAEFEKLKRSIEEFGYVEPVIWNKTTGNVVGGHQRLKILHQMGFEEVDCVVVELDEQKEKALNIALNKIGGEWDNEKLALLISDLNDSAFDISLTGFDAAEIDELFKDKINNKIKEDGFDEPLPENPVTKQGDIWILGRHRLICGDSTKAETYKALMDGKKANLVVTDPPYNVAYEGTAGTIRNDNMDDKKFYDFLLSAYKGMYDSLADGGSIYVFHADRETVNFRTAFKDAGFFCHQTCIWIKNSPVLGRCDYQYSHEPVLVGWKPTAGHKFYGDRKQRTTWNFDRPTKSKHHPTMKPIALVAYPIMNSSLTNSIVLDPFGGSGSTLIACEQTERICHTIELDEKYADVIVKRFIEQQGSDNDVFLMRDGVEIPHSKVVAADE encoded by the coding sequence TGAAAAGTTGAAGCGTTCCATTGAGGAATTCGGATATGTGGAACCGGTTATCTGGAACAAGACCACAGGCAATGTGGTGGGAGGACATCAGAGATTGAAAATCCTTCACCAGATGGGTTTCGAGGAAGTGGACTGCGTGGTGGTGGAACTGGATGAACAAAAGGAAAAGGCATTAAATATCGCTCTTAATAAAATAGGCGGAGAATGGGACAATGAAAAACTGGCACTGCTCATTTCAGATTTGAATGACAGTGCCTTTGATATTTCATTGACAGGTTTTGATGCTGCTGAAATTGATGAACTTTTCAAAGATAAGATAAATAACAAAATCAAGGAAGATGGCTTTGACGAGCCTCTTCCTGAAAACCCCGTTACCAAACAGGGAGACATCTGGATTCTTGGAAGGCACAGGCTTATCTGCGGTGACAGCACAAAGGCTGAAACCTATAAAGCTTTGATGGACGGTAAAAAAGCAAACCTTGTTGTAACAGACCCGCCGTATAATGTGGCTTATGAAGGTACTGCCGGAACAATTCGGAATGACAACATGGATGACAAAAAGTTTTATGATTTCCTGCTCTCGGCTTACAAAGGTATGTATGACAGCCTTGCAGATGGTGGTTCGATTTACGTTTTCCATGCAGACAGGGAGACAGTGAATTTCAGAACAGCATTTAAGGATGCGGGTTTCTTCTGTCATCAGACCTGCATTTGGATTAAGAATTCTCCTGTTTTAGGACGCTGTGATTATCAATACAGTCATGAGCCTGTTCTTGTAGGTTGGAAGCCAACCGCAGGACATAAATTCTATGGGGACAGAAAGCAGCGTACCACCTGGAACTTTGACAGACCAACCAAATCAAAGCACCATCCGACAATGAAGCCCATTGCTTTGGTGGCATACCCAATAATGAATTCAAGTCTTACCAACAGCATTGTACTTGATCCTTTTGGCGGAAGTGGTTCAACATTGATTGCCTGTGAACAGACGGAGCGAATATGCCACACCATTGAGTTGGATGAAAAATATGCAGATGTGATTGTGAAGCGGTTTATAGAACAGCAGGGTTCGGATAATGATGTGTTCCTTATGAGGGATGGTGTTGAAATTCCACATAGCAAGGTGGTGGCTGCCGATGAGTAA
- a CDS encoding DUF4314 domain-containing protein codes for MSNISKEQLLLLRKKYPPGTRVELLRMNDPYSDLSRGETGTVISVDDIGTIHVRWDSGSSLGIVYGEDSCRVIETQ; via the coding sequence ATGAGCAATATTTCAAAGGAACAACTTCTGCTTCTTCGAAAAAAGTATCCTCCCGGAACGAGGGTTGAACTGTTAAGAATGAATGACCCATATTCCGACCTATCAAGGGGAGAAACCGGAACTGTAATTTCAGTGGATGACATTGGAACCATTCATGTGAGATGGGACTCGGGTTCAAGTCTTGGAATTGTTTATGGAGAGGATAGCTGCAGAGTGATAGAAACACAGTAA
- a CDS encoding virulence factor, which produces MVKFSQKVTGVERKGMAAIIAEATGQQVKYSGVPSYAYEIGGWSIDRDGIVYSPTFDTNQILDYKKVLDALNLPELTAEGDLCITFSTEGHNEVTLQNLSALIKSKANLLEKSLSRPAEQDWTVSLDTESEIKFTFFNATLNFDEVKAFILLAEKLSQQAKALKYCSAKEKAVENEKYAMRCFLLRLGFIGDEYKTERKILLGRLSGNAAFKSEQHSIQEVASA; this is translated from the coding sequence ATGGTTAAATTTTCTCAAAAGGTAACAGGTGTTGAAAGAAAAGGAATGGCTGCAATCATTGCCGAAGCAACCGGTCAGCAGGTGAAATACTCAGGTGTTCCATCTTATGCTTACGAAATTGGTGGCTGGAGTATAGACAGAGACGGAATTGTTTATTCCCCAACCTTTGACACAAACCAAATCCTAGATTATAAGAAAGTGCTTGATGCTTTGAATCTTCCAGAATTGACAGCCGAGGGTGACCTTTGCATTACATTTTCTACTGAAGGACACAATGAAGTGACGCTTCAAAACTTGTCAGCACTAATAAAAAGCAAAGCAAATTTGCTTGAAAAATCACTTTCAAGACCTGCAGAGCAAGATTGGACAGTTTCATTAGATACAGAATCAGAAATTAAATTTACGTTTTTTAATGCAACATTAAATTTTGACGAGGTAAAGGCATTCATCCTTCTTGCAGAAAAATTGAGTCAGCAGGCAAAGGCACTTAAATACTGCTCGGCAAAAGAGAAAGCTGTGGAAAATGAAAAATATGCAATGAGGTGCTTTCTCCTCCGATTAGGTTTCATCGGGGATGAATATAAAACCGAGAGGAAAATCCTTCTCGGCAGACTTTCTGGCAATGCTGCATTCAAAAGTGAACAGCATAGTATTCAGGAGGTGGCATCGGCATGA